From Echeneis naucrates chromosome 7, fEcheNa1.1, whole genome shotgun sequence, one genomic window encodes:
- the tead3a gene encoding transcriptional enhancer factor TEF-5: protein MILPLSRDTDNLTRPAVVTQLHSPDVLSGTGSPRPAARSSPSRSLMSGEEFECVVAGAVIIASEWSCRGSPDGAQEEGGNGEGLGDGADRGLDGDPEGVWSPDIEQSFQEALAIYPPCGRRKIILSDEGKMYGRNELIARYIKLRTGKTRTRKQVSSHIQVLARKRVREYQASIKVSSHLQVLAKRKSREIQSKLKAMNLDQVSKDKALQTVANLSSAQIVSASVMKPQTPFPPPVRFWPGPVPGQPGHSQDIKPFAQPPYTTIPAPVPPPISYEPLPPPRPAAITAPVWQDRTIASTKLRLLEYSAFMETQRDRETYKHLFVHIGPSNPSYSDPVLESIDVRQIYDKFSEKKGGLKELYEKGPHNAFFLVKFWADLSSDIEEGSGAFYGVSSQYSGTENVTISVSTKVCSFGKQVVEKVETEYAHMEGGKYVFRIHRSPMCEYMINFIHKLKHLPEKYMMNSVLENFTILQVVSNRETQETLLCIAFVFEVSTSEHGAQYHVYRLVND, encoded by the exons GTGTGTTGTGGCTGGAGCCGTCATCATTGCGTCGGAGTGGAGTTGCCGTGGCAGCCCTGATGGGGCGCAGGAGGAAGGTGGTAATGGAGAGGGACTGGGCGATGGGGCAGACCGTGGATTGGATGGCGACCCTGAGGGAGTGTGGAGTCCAGACATCGAGCAAAGCTTTCAGGAGGCTCTGGCCATCTACCCTCCCTGTGGCAGAAGGAAGATCATATTGTCAGACGAGGGAAAGATGTATG GTCGAAATGAGCTGATAGCTCGGTATATCAAGCTCCGAACGGGGAAAACACGCACGCGCAAACAG GTGTCTAGTCACATTCAGGTTCTGGCCCGTAAGAGGGTACGAGAATACCAGGCAAGCATCAAG GTCTCTAGTCACCTGCAAGTCTTGGCCAAGAGAAAGTCGCGTGAGATTCAGTCTAAGCTGAAG GCCATGAACTTG GACCAGGTATCCAAAGACAAGGCACTGCAGACAGTAGCCAACCTCTCATCAGCCCAGATTGTGTCTGCGAGTGTAATGAAGCCCCAGACTCCCTTTCCTCCACCAGTCAga ttttggccTGGCCCTGTGCCGGGACAGCCCGGACATTCTCAGGA CATTAAGCCCTTTGCACAGCCACCGTACACTACCATACCAGCCCCTGTCCCTCCACCTATCA GTTACGagcccctcccacctcctcGTCCTGCAGCTATAACAGCTCCAGTATGGCAGGACAGAACCATCGCCTCAACAAAACTACGGCTACTGGAGTACTCTGCTTTtatggagacacagagagacagggagaca TACAAACACCTTTTTGTCCACATTGGCCCATCAAACCCGAGCTACAGTGACCCTGTACTGGAGTCCATAGATGTCAGGCAGATTTATGACAAGTTCTCTGAGAAGAAGGGAGGCCTGAAGGAGCTGTATGAAAAAGGGCCACACAATGCGTTCTTCCTCGTTAAATTCTGG gCGGATCTGAGCAGTGACATCGAGGAGGGCTCTGGTGCTTTTTACGGTGTGAGCAGCCAGTACAGTGGAACAGAAAATGTCACTATCAGTGTTTCCACAAAAGTCTGCTCCTTCGGTAAACAGGTGGTGGAGAAAGTTGAG ACAGAATATGCACATATGGAAGGAGGAAAGTATGTGTTCCGCATCCACCGTTCACCTATGTGTGAATACATGATCAACTTTatccacaaactgaaacacCTGCCAGAAAAATACATGATGAACAGTGTACTGGAGAACTTCACCATACtgcag GTGGTGTCCAACAGAGAAACTCAGGAGACTCTGCTGTGCATCGCCTTCGTGTTTGAAGTGTCTACTAGTGAACACGGAGCACAGTACCATGTTTATCGACTAGTTAACGACTAG